ATTTCCTAACAACttccttttgttattttcatagAATTAAATAGTCATACAATAAAAaacttttcaagtttaaaagtAACAAGACTCGGAGAAGGATTCAGAAATAAGCATGAAGGTAGACTATCAACATAACACAATGGaactagggatgacaatgggaCACATAACAATAGTGTATTAAATCTGAAATTGTCGAAACAATTTTGTCTCTTCCATTATGGAGTTGCCCGTGTTactatttaaaagtttataacgGACAAGGTCACTAACTAATCTGGAtcacttaataaaaaatagtaataataaatttatcaaataataagaGATAGTTGaacaatttgaataattttgaatataattttttttaatttaaggatgagtttaaaatttatgtttcaaagaAGTAAATAtactttattgttattattgttattgataatcgtacaaatttgattttaatgaacTTAATATGGTTTATGTTAAAAACATGTATTAAAtgtatgatattatttaataaatttattataatttaatattaaattaaattgatcaaactAGTCAAACCATGATTATTGAGAAAATCGGTTTGATCAtcgattcgattttaaaaacattacttTGATATTAACTAGTAACTACCCTTCCAAAATTGGCCTCCGAAAGGAAAATGTTATTACACTTCACTAAATAAATTGAAGCATGAGAACACTTAAATCTTGCGGAAATTAAAAAGAGTCATTAAATGACCATAATACCTTTAATCATAAACACCAATGAAACGTCAAAAGATGATCATATATACATAGGtaataaacattttaacttccttgtcttaaaatttattactgtAATATGTCAAAtatctaaaatcttaaaatatttatgtgcaTGGTTGGGAGTTGAGATCCCATTTGAATGGTGAAAGAGATAAGTTCATCAAACATGTTCAGAGAGTTGTTGTAACATTACAAgcaattacaaaacataaacaagtggcagaaaaaatatataaattcactATTACTATTTACAGCGGATTTCCCGTCTTCGGTTGTTCAAAGCTTCCCAAACGTAGGTTCTCCCGGCGGCCACGCCGTGTGAGCTTCGAATGTTGGAGAGCTAAGATAGATGGGATATAATATGTTGCAAGAACACTTACAAGCAGAAAAAGGATAAACAAGGGGCCTAGAAAGAAACTTCCGCTGTAGCCTATAGTTTCAAGAATAgaagaataataagaaaattccATCCAAGATGTCATTGCGATAATGATTATGTAAAATGGGAGGCCAGCTACAAGAGTGGAAATAAAGCACACAGACgtaaaaaaggccaaagaattaaatgtcaaaaatgaaaattgtcCTGAAGACTGCAGAATCATCTCCCCTGCAGCATGTTGTTCTGTATTAAAGATGGTGCTGGTGGTGTTACTGATACCAGTGTTGTTGGCTGCAGGCTGCAGATTGCCGTCATCTTGCCAATATCCTCCGGGGGGGCTTAGTGCTGCTTGATAGGTGGCTGTGGCTATCAATATAGCCACCACAAGTAGTACGTTCCGGACTTCAAGAGGAACTTCATCAACTCTTCGGTAACCCAGCGAGAATCTTTTCAGAATTTTTTCTGAAAACGTTAAGCCACCAGAAAAGTACTCGACTAGTAAAGTTTTTTTTGAATCTCTTAAAGACGGAAGATGGAGTTGAGATGCAGTTTTAGCTTTAGCAGCAAGTAGAATGTTACCAACAGCTGCATCTACCAAACCTTGACATTGGCGAAGGTAGAAGATGTCCAAAGCTATCAAACCTTAACTGTTGTTTATATTCACTTTCAGATATCCAATCAACAGCTTCAACATCTTCACAATTGagtagaaaatgaaatattagaagcttatataaagaaaatgacaaggcAAATCGGATGCTTACCTCAGGTTGATCTGCAGACACTGCAGTATGCAATGGATTGTTTCCTTCCTCGTCCTTCCACTTCAGGATCTCCTCTTTGTTGAAGCGTCGAAGCCATCCTAACAAGACTTTAAAGGCTTTCAAACTCCCGTTTTTTACAGCCACATGTACAACAGTTTCAGATTTAACAGTCAACTCTTCGATTGATAAtggacaaacatacaaaaagtcAGCCACACTGGATTCATCGTCTAGTTGAGCTGCATAGTGCAGAGGAGTAACCATCCCCTTTGCTTTAACACGGACAACCTCACTGTCATGTTTTATCAACCATGTTACAAGTTCCTGGTACTTCTCTTCCAAATCCAAATCACGGGGACTAAGCCCTTCCTGCAGGTGCTTTCCCTCCAAAGCCAAGTGGAGGGGGCTACGCCCAAGATGGTCTCGCTTCCAAGCAAATGAAGGGTTTAAGTTTAGTATCTCCTTGGCGAAATGGATCTTTCCCTCCCTTGCAGCTGTATGCAAGGGAGTAGTCACAAATGGTACTTGATCAATACGCTCTAAAACGTAAGGATCCTCTGCAAGTACTGAATATAATGCATCCACATTTCCTTCCATGGCAGCATTCTGCAACCTCTCATCCATGTCTGTGTGAGTGTTTAAAGAAATCTtttgcaaattttctttcaactaCAGGAGTAACAATGGTAGTTTATgttataagaatgaaaattagGAGTCACTGTTTGCCTTGTGCACAGGACAGGAGAAATGAGCACCACAGATTCCTCTCTCTGGATAGGAAGCAACGAAGAAGCACCGAAACATTGAGTCTTGGTCAATGTTTTAGAAGACTAGCTTCGCTATTATAATGTCAATCTTCCAAGAATTTTGATGCTCTCTACTCATACTGTCAATATGAATAAAACCTACATTAGAGATGCTTGTGAATGAATCAGTCTTCAGTACCACTCTCTTTAGATTTGCAAGTGATTTTGCCGAAGCTCACACTTTACAACCATCCCTTTCGTATATCAACTCCCCCTAGAGAActagattcaaactgagttgtTTCGAGAGGGGGGCGAACGAGAGTGTGAGTTGTGAATGTGAGGTCACGAATGTATTGTGGTGGGGCTTGCATgccaataatttcaaaataaaaacatgaaatttgCATCTTCATTCTTGTGTTTTCACTGTGACATGGAAGTCGGTAATGACTCGTTTTCAAAAGGACAACTCAATTTTATGGTCGTTTCGCTTGAATTTCCTAACAacttctttttgtcttttcataacaattaaaaaatagtcaaacaatccaaaacatttcaagtttaaaggtattttaatatttaagaattcAAATAATACATAAGAtacaaagcaaataaaaaaggggataaattgaaaatatttttatttttatctccgATTACAGGGATTTAATTACTATCATTACTATCCCTATTCTTGTTGTTATCAGAAAATCATCTTTCCATTTGAGAAAAGACAGGGTACAAATCTGGTTGATTCTTAATATTTGACTGGTCAAAAGATTGTTTAACcatcaaaaataatattttaaataatttattattaaatttatttgctaaattattttaatatcaaaataatgtaatgtattaataaaatgatagatAAAATTTGGATTTAAGTCTTAAAGTCTAACTATTCCAACCacttagtttaattcaattcaaattagttCAATCTAATCTTACTCAAAAAAATGGTTTTCAAGCAAACCATTACTACTTTTGGGAGGGGGTGGGTGGTGACAATCCACTCAGTTTGATTTGGTTACCATTATAAATTACAATGGGACTTCAACTCAATCACCTTAAATTATACACATTACACGtagttttaactatttaattgagtattcatataatatatcatcatatgattagatattattttatttttaatttaaaattatcatattatttaaatatttaattaaatattcaaaactagatatatataacattttttgtaatatttttcatcaaggAAAACTGCAATATTACATATCTGGTGgacttttttgatataatacatattaaagtgaattatgtgttattatagttagaattatgtataaatatgatattttacaattaacctatttttaacattattgtattattttccaCCGTGTCTAAGCATAATCCACGCTTTATATTTTAGACTAGTCGGTTAAACCAGTTTGATCTAAATTTGATGATTGATATGAttcaaataaatgtttaaacttATACTAATTATTAGATAGAATCAATTTGTAGTTGAattcaatcaaatgatgattttagatgattttgaatcaaagataaaataacactcaattaaaTGATGACATATCTCAAAGCAAGTTGCAAGTAACATTGCTAAGTGACCAGTGTACGAGCATGATCAGCGTAGATAAATCATGTTGTAATACCAACTAGAAACAACTTCTCGAGAATTGTTGCCcttcaaataaaaatgttacTGCACTTTACTAAATAAAGTATGAGAACACTTAAATCTTGCGGAAATTAAAACAACTATTAAATGACCATAATACTTTTAATCATAAATAgtagccaaaggacttattcacCCAACACCCCCCtacaaagtatattgttttctcaagtttttttcttttaactttgaaaatctcaaatatgtatttataattggttaaagttaacagttctaggggtaaaattgttattttatctgtaatactaaaaataaactaaaatataatctactttttctcccctaaactttaaaaactaaaagtttccttctaacccaagttttaaaaaatgatagtttccctcatagtttagtttccaaatctcTGACATCATTGCCAATGGCCTCTCTCTCTCGAAGCTTCCTCTCTCTCCGACAATCTCTTTCCACTTAGTTGGATGCTTGATTGACATCCAATGAAGCTTTAGACCAATGAAGCTTTTCGTCTTTCTAGACATCTCTGAAGCTTCCTGTCTTCGTTTGGAAAGATAAAGAGCTTTTCTCTGAACAAAGCTCTTCATCTTTCCAGGCTGGATTTGCGTTGACCGGTGTTCTAGAGAAGGGAAGAGAGACCGCTAGAGCATGGTGGTGTATCAGGGAAGCTTCTAGACGACGATGACATTGGATTTGGTGTCGTGGTTTgtaaactaaaccctaagggggatgccattttttaaaacttggcctagaaGGGAAATAgctagtttttagggtttaggggagaaaagagagaaaattctAAGGAGTTAGGATCCTGATAAGTTTAACTATTTATGGGTggataaataggattttcaaagttaacagaaaaaaacttgagataacagtatattttgggtgggaaatagtcctttggcctaaatacTAACGGCAACCTCAAAAGATAACAATAAATACATaagtaataaactttttaaCTCCCATTTGAATGGTGAAAGAAACAGTTCCCTTAAATATATTCAGAGAGGTGTAACATTACAAACATGAATGTTATATTCTATTATGGTAGGAATGTGATAAGCCTTCAAGAGGAGTAGTTGTTGgattatgttttgttttcaattctATCCTAGAGTTTTTTTGCTATCCTCCTGGTGGGTTGGATGTGCTTAGGCTGTTCTCGAGTCATTTCATTAGGGGTCCCTTTgcctttttgtttatatatacatttattcacaaaaaaaaaaaaagaattacaaaCAATGCTGACTCTaacaacaaaacataaacaattggcagcaaaaatatatgaattcacTATTACAAATTGAAGGCACATAAGAAGTTTTTGGAAcaattttcattcatttattcTTTACACAAGGATTACaccatacacacacacacacacaaaagagGTTaactaaatcaagaaaaaatctTTATCTTAAGCTAGTAATTAGGCTAACTATATGGCAGCTAAATATTCTTACACAATGATACAAAATACAGCTAGTTATTcctatacaaaaaatataactcATGCTACGCTATTATTTCCTATATAGAAAATACAGCTCAGTCAACACTAATCACAGCTGAGTTCACATCTTAGGTTGTTCAAAGCTTCCCCAACGAAGGTTCTTCCGGCGGCCATGCAGTGTGAGCTTCGAATGTTGGTGATCTAAGAAAAATGGGATATAATTTATTGCAAGAAAACTTGCAGGCAGgaaaaagataaacaaataGCCTAAAAAGCCACATTCGGTGTGGTTAAAAGTTTCAcgaattgaaaaataatacgAAAATACCATCCAGGATGTCATTGTGATAATGATTCTGTAAAATGGGAGGCCAGTTACGAGAGTGGAAATAAAGCACACAGACGTAAAAAAAGCCAAagaattaaatgtaaaaaataataattgttcTTGAGACCCCAGAATCATCTCCCCTGCAGCATGTTGTTCAGAATGTTCTTGGCTGCACGTGGAGTTACTGATACCAGTGTTGTTGGCTGCAGGCTGCAGATTGCCGTCATCTTGCCAATAACCTCCCGGGGGACTTAGTGCCGCTTGGTAGGTGGCTGTGGCTATCAATATAGCCACCACTAGTAGTACATTTCGGACTTCAAGGGGAACTTCATCAACTCTTCGGTAACCTAGCGAGAATCTTTTCAGAACTCTTCCTGAAAACGATAAGCCACCAGAAAAGTGCTCTACTAGTGAAGTTTTTTCTGAACCGaatagatgaataaatatttttctaagtATTGTAGGCCCACGATAGATTAGTTCAGATGCTCTTTTAGCTTTAGCAGCAAGTAGAATGTCCCCAACGGCTGCATCCAGCGAACCTTGGCGATCATAGAAGATATCCAAAGCTGTCAAACCTTTACTGTTCTTTATATTCACTTTCATATATCCAATCAACAGCTTCACCATCTTCTTAATTGAGGAGATAAGGAAATATTAGAAGcttatgtaaagaaaatgacaaggcAAAAGGAGCTATCTGTGAAAAGCAAATCGGATGCTTACCTCAGGTTGATCTGCAGACACTGCAGTATGCAATGGATTGTTTCCTTCCTCGTCCTTCCACTTCAGGATCTCCTCTTTGTTGAAGCGTCGAAGCCATCCTAACAAGACTTTAAGGGCTTTCAAACTCCCGTTTTTTACAGCCACATGTACAACAGTTTCAGATTTAACAGTCAAGTCTTCGATTGATAAtggacaaacatacaaaaagtcAGCCACACTGGATTCATCATCTAGTTGAGCTGCATAGTGCAGAGGAGTAACCATCCCCTTTGCTTTAACACGGACAACCTCACTGTCATGTTTTATCAACCATGTTACAAGTTCCTGGTACTTCTCCTCCAAATCCAAATCCCGGGGACTAAGCCCTTCCTGCAGGTGCTTTCCCTCCAAAGCCAAGTGGAGGGGGCTACGCCCAAGATGGTCTCGCTTCCAAGCAAATGAAGGCTTTAAGTTTAGTATCTCCTTGGCGAAATGGATCTTTCCCTCCCTTGCAGCTGTGTGCAAGGGAGTAGTCACAAATGGTACTTGATCAATACGCTCTAAAACATAAGGATCCTCTGCAAGTACTGAATATAATGCATCCACATTTCCTTCCATGGCAGCATTCTGCAACCTCTCATCCATGTCTGTGTGGGTGTTTAAAGAAATCTTTCgcaaattttctttcaactaCAGGAGTAACAATGGTAGTTTGGgttataagaatgaaaattagGAGTCACTGTTTGCCTTGTGCACAGGACAGGAGAAATGAGCACCACAGATTCCTCTCTTTGGATAAGAAGCAACGAAGAAACATCGAAACAGAGAGTTTTGGTCAATGTTTTGAACAGCTTCTAGAGTATTCCTTCTCATTTTCTCAAAAATCAGAGCCATAGAAGACTATCGTCGCTATTATATGATCAATCTTCCATGAATTTCGATGCTCTCTACTCATACTGTCAATATGAataaaaccctagataagagaTGCTTGTGAACGAATCAGCTTTAAAATCATTCCTCTCAGATTTGCGAGCAATTTTGCCTAAGCTCACACGTAACACCTAAGCTTATGTGTATCACCTTTCTCCAAAGGactagattcgaattgagttgaTTTAGTAAATAATGAGGTGTGATAGGGTGGAGTAGTGACCGAGAGTTGAAGTTGTGAACGAGAGGTCATAAAGGTACGGTGGTGGGGCTTCCATGCCAGTAATTTCATAGAAAAAACATAGAACGTGTATCATAATTCTGGTGTTTTCACTGAGATGGGAGAGCTGGTAATGACTCGTTTTCAAAAAGAGCAACTCATTTTCAGGGCAGCTTCACCTGAATTTCCTagcaattaaaaaatagataaacaaTGCAAAATATTTCAGGTTTGAAAGTGATAAGATAGAGAGAAATTTAAACGCCAAAAGACTTagtcccacccaatgtttagtTTATTCCCAAACTCCcatacattaaattttaaaattctaaatactTATCTGTCacttaacttttattaaattttattattaatataaaaaataaaaacatcattcaatcattttatttaaaaaataaaaaattatcttctcttttcactttagttttgaaaattaataatttttctctaacctaatttttaaaaaattactttttctccCACCATCTAAGGTTTCtatctttttttcatttgtagTTGCCCCTAgacttttgaaaagtttagtttAACCCCACCTCTTCAACTTTAGATTACTCGAAAATTTGGCATCCTCTCCCTCCATCTCTGATGTCCTCTTTGGCTTGAGACTAAGCCAACGTTAGCTTTACCTTCTCTCAGATGCTCGAGCTATCTTCTAGTGATGACGTGATGTGATTATGTTTTTTTGGTGggtaaaaacataaaacttatatcttgatttttgtgtttttagtgCGATATGGGAGTTGGTAATGACTCGTTTTAAAAAAGGGcaactcatttttatttcatgGTAGTTTCACCTCAATTTCAAAACTAttacattttttagttttttattaagtacacaaatatatatatatttgtgtgttatcatataattatgtgtttctttatctttaatttaaaatcacctaattacataataatatatatttatttatttatatattcaaaatagatatatatgattttattaaataattaaatattaaaataataaaaaacatttcaaatttgaaagtgACAAGACTGAGGGAGAATTTTAGAAGTCCATCTTTTtctaataagaaattttattcaaattagattt
This sequence is a window from Mangifera indica cultivar Alphonso chromosome 20, CATAS_Mindica_2.1, whole genome shotgun sequence. Protein-coding genes within it:
- the LOC123204946 gene encoding ankyrin repeat-containing protein BDA1-like, producing the protein MDERLQNAAMEGNVDALYSVLAEDPYVLERIDQVPFVTTPLHTAAREGKIHFAKEILNLNPSFAWKRDHLGRSPLHLALEGKHLQEGLSPRDLDLEEKYQELVTWLIKHDSEVVRVKAKGMVTPLHYAAQLDDESSVADFLYVCPLSIEELTVKSETVVHVAVKNGSLKAFKVLLGWLRRFNKEEILKWKDEEGNNPLHTAVSADQPEVSIRFALSFSLYKLLIFHFLLNCEDVEAVDWISESEYKQQLRFDSFGHLLPSPMSRFGRCSCW
- the LOC123204849 gene encoding ankyrin repeat-containing protein BDA1-like is translated as MDERLQNAAMEGNVDALYSVLAEDPYVLERIDQVPFVTTPLHTAAREGKIHFAKEILNLKPSFAWKRDHLGRSPLHLALEGKHLQEGLSPRDLDLEEKYQELVTWLIKHDSEVVRVKAKGMVTPLHYAAQLDDESSVADFLYVCPLSIEDLTVKSETVVHVAVKNGSLKALKVLLGWLRRFNKEEILKWKDEEGNNPLHTAVSADQPEMVKLLIGYMKVNIKNSKGLTALDIFYDRQGSLDAAVGDILLAAKAKRASELIYRGPTILRKIFIHLFGSEKTSLVEHFSGGLSFSGRVLKRFSLGYRRVDEVPLEVRNVLLVVAILIATATYQAALSPPGGYWQDDGNLQPAANNTGISNSTCSQEHSEQHAAGEMILGSQEQLLFFTFNSLAFFTSVCFISTLVTGLPFYRIIITMTSWMVFSYYFSIRETFNHTECGFLGYLFIFFLPASFLAINYIPFFLDHQHSKLTLHGRRKNLRWGSFEQPKM